Within the Rickettsia rickettsii genome, the region ATGACAAAGCTAATTATTCACTTAGTTTCAGACTCTTCCGTGCAAACTGCAAAATATGCAGCAAATTCTGCCCTTGCACAATTTACTTCCGTAAAACCAAAATTATATCATTGGCCAATGATTAGAAATTTGGAATTGCTAAATGAAGTATTAAGTAAAATAGAATATAAACATGGGATAGTATTATACACGATTGCCGATCAAGAACTCCGAAAAACTTTAACGAAATTTTGCTATGAATTAAAAATTCCATGTATTTCTGTAATAGGTAAAATTATTAAAGAAATGTCTGTTTTTTCAGGTATTGAAATAGAAAAAGAACAGAATTACAATTATAAATTTGATAAAACTTATTTTGATACACTTAATGCCATAGATTATGCTATAAGACATGATGACGGACAAATGCTTAATGAATTATCAGAGGCTGATATAATATTAATAGGTCCTTCTAGAACTTCTAAGACACCGACTTCCGTATTTCTAGCGTATAACGGTTTAAAAGCTGCCAATATTCCTTATGTTTATAATTGCCCCTTTCCTGATTTTATAGAAAAAGATATAGATCAATTGGTAGTAGGACTCGTTATTAATCCAAATAGGTTAATTGAGATAAGAGAAGCTAGATTAAATCTATTACAAATTAACGAAAATAAAAGCTATACGGATTTTAATATAGTACAAAAAGAGTGCCTAGAAGTCAGAAAAATTTGTGATCAAAGAAATTGGCCGGTAATTGATGTTTCAACTAGATCAATAGAGGAAACAGCAGCTTTAATAATGCGAATATATTATAATAGAAAAAATAAATATAATAAATAAAAAGATTTTCATTATTTACAAGTAGAAGCCTGTACTTTATAATTTTATTTATGAATATAGGTGTTGTCCATATGAATCCGAAAGCAACACTATGTCATTCCTAGCTAAAAGCGACTTTGTTGTATAGATTGAAAAACCTACTCAATGTCATCCCCGCCTACACGCGGGGATGACATAAACGAGTCATGCAATAAGGCTGTTAAAAGCGGGAATGACATAAAAGCCATATGGACAATGCTACAAAAACATAGAGGAATTTATGGCAAATAACGTAAAGGATAACTCTTTTAAAAAGGAAGTATTAGAATCGGATTTACCTGTACTGGTTGATTTTTGGGCAGAATGGTGCGGACCGTGTAAAATGTTAACACCGATAATAGATGAAATCAGTAAAGAATTACAAGGCAAAGTAAAAGTACTTAAAATGAATATTGATGAAAATCCTAACACTCCTTCAGAATACGGTATTCGTAGTATTCCAACGATAATGTTATTTAAAAATGGTGAACAAAAAGATACTAAAATAGGTTTGCAACAAAAAAATTCTCTTTTAGATTGGATTAATAAATCTATTTAATATTTATTTATGTCACTTAGCCATCCAAAAGTATTTATAGAGATAACTAATGGTTATGTTGAAGGTATTGATACTCATAAAAGAGCTCAAGGTTTAAAGCATTTCTTCTTGAAAAAAGGAGTCTCTCTTTCTCCAAATATACCTATATTAAACAATATTAATTTTTCTTGTTATGAGGGAGAAAAAATAGCTTTTATAGGGAGTAACGGTTCGGGAAAAAGTTCGTTTCTAAAGTTAATCGCCGGAATATATCCGTTAAAATCCGGTACAGTCAAAGTTCATGGAGATATTGCGGCAATTATAGATATGGGAGTTGGTTTTGAGTCTGAGCAAACTGGTCGTGAAAA harbors:
- the trxA gene encoding thioredoxin yields the protein MANNVKDNSFKKEVLESDLPVLVDFWAEWCGPCKMLTPIIDEISKELQGKVKVLKMNIDENPNTPSEYGIRSIPTIMLFKNGEQKDTKIGLQQKNSLLDWINKSI
- a CDS encoding pyruvate, water dikinase regulatory protein → MTKLIIHLVSDSSVQTAKYAANSALAQFTSVKPKLYHWPMIRNLELLNEVLSKIEYKHGIVLYTIADQELRKTLTKFCYELKIPCISVIGKIIKEMSVFSGIEIEKEQNYNYKFDKTYFDTLNAIDYAIRHDDGQMLNELSEADIILIGPSRTSKTPTSVFLAYNGLKAANIPYVYNCPFPDFIEKDIDQLVVGLVINPNRLIEIREARLNLLQINENKSYTDFNIVQKECLEVRKICDQRNWPVIDVSTRSIEETAALIMRIYYNRKNKYNK